In Mongoliitalea daihaiensis, one DNA window encodes the following:
- a CDS encoding acyl-CoA carboxylase subunit beta produces MDIAFNQNEDQIKQLLFKLQHKSEVVSLGGGKSRIAKEHEKGKLTARERIQYLLDEGKEFLEVGAFAADGMYEEEGGCPSAGVVSIIGYVQDRLCIVVANDATVKAGAWFPMTAKKNLRAQEIALENRLPIIYLVDSAGVYLPMQNEIFPDKEHFGRQFRNNAKMSALGIIQVAAIMGSCVAGGAYLPIMSDEAMIVDKTGSIFLAGSYLVRAAIGEVVDNETLGGATTHCEISGVTDNKYDSDQECLDAIKNIFNKIGHFEKAGFDRKESQKPALDEKELYGVFPADRVKPYDMLDILKRLVDNSELDEYKKDYGKTLICATARIDGWAVGIVANQRKIVKNKKGEMQMGGVIYSDSADKAARFIMNCNQRRIPLVFVQDVSGFMVGSKAEHGGIIKDGAKMVNAMANSVVPKFTIIVGNSYGAGNYAMCGKAYDPRLIYSWPTAQMAVMSGASAAKTLLQIKVASLKKSGQEITPEAEQKLLQEITDKYNEELSPYYAASRLWVDGVIDPLETRKVISMGIEAANHAPITERFNVGVIQT; encoded by the coding sequence ATGGATATCGCATTTAACCAAAATGAAGATCAGATCAAGCAATTACTTTTTAAACTACAACACAAGTCAGAAGTAGTCAGTCTTGGCGGAGGTAAATCCCGCATAGCTAAAGAGCATGAAAAAGGAAAGTTAACCGCGAGAGAGCGTATTCAATACTTATTGGACGAAGGAAAGGAATTTTTGGAGGTGGGGGCCTTTGCTGCCGATGGGATGTACGAAGAAGAAGGCGGCTGTCCTTCGGCTGGAGTTGTCAGCATCATTGGATACGTCCAAGACCGACTGTGCATAGTAGTGGCTAATGATGCCACAGTGAAAGCGGGAGCATGGTTTCCTATGACAGCGAAAAAAAACCTGAGAGCTCAAGAAATCGCTTTGGAAAATAGGCTACCAATCATCTACTTAGTAGATAGTGCGGGTGTTTATCTCCCCATGCAAAATGAAATTTTCCCGGATAAAGAACATTTTGGTAGACAATTTAGAAACAATGCTAAAATGTCTGCTTTAGGCATTATTCAGGTAGCAGCAATTATGGGCAGCTGCGTAGCCGGTGGTGCCTACTTACCAATCATGTCTGACGAAGCCATGATTGTCGACAAGACAGGCTCCATATTCTTAGCGGGCTCTTACCTAGTACGTGCAGCAATCGGTGAAGTAGTTGATAATGAAACCTTAGGAGGTGCCACTACGCACTGCGAAATTTCAGGAGTTACTGACAACAAGTATGACAGCGATCAGGAGTGCTTAGATGCTATCAAAAACATTTTCAATAAAATAGGTCACTTTGAAAAAGCAGGATTTGATCGTAAAGAGTCTCAAAAGCCTGCTTTGGACGAAAAAGAATTATATGGTGTATTCCCTGCTGACCGTGTCAAGCCATACGATATGCTAGACATCCTCAAGCGATTAGTGGATAATTCTGAATTGGATGAATACAAAAAAGACTATGGGAAAACCTTGATTTGTGCTACTGCGAGAATTGATGGGTGGGCCGTAGGAATCGTTGCCAATCAACGGAAGATCGTCAAAAATAAAAAGGGTGAAATGCAAATGGGTGGGGTAATTTATTCCGATTCTGCTGACAAAGCCGCCCGCTTCATTATGAATTGCAATCAGCGCCGGATTCCATTGGTTTTTGTGCAAGATGTATCAGGCTTTATGGTTGGAAGCAAAGCTGAACATGGTGGAATTATCAAAGACGGTGCAAAAATGGTCAATGCCATGGCTAATTCGGTAGTTCCGAAATTCACCATCATCGTAGGCAACTCTTATGGTGCGGGAAATTATGCCATGTGTGGAAAAGCCTATGATCCACGCTTGATATACAGTTGGCCTACAGCACAAATGGCCGTAATGAGCGGAGCTTCCGCTGCCAAAACACTCCTACAAATTAAAGTTGCTTCTCTGAAAAAATCAGGTCAAGAAATTACGCCTGAGGCAGAGCAAAAATTATTGCAGGAAATTACTGACAAATATAATGAAGAGTTGAGCCCTTACTATGCTGCCTCCCGATTATGGGTTGATGGAGTGATTGATCCATTGGAGACAAGAAAAGTAATTAGTATGGGTATTGAAGCAGCTAACCATGCTCCAATTACCGAGCGATTCAATGTGGGAGTAATTCAAACTTGA
- a CDS encoding transglutaminase-like domain-containing protein: MDKLTDKELHALVSLLDDSDWEVKTHVKDRLVALGQEVIPFLEKKWEDCFNPELQREIEELVHTLQFTQLKNRLLNWKNNKEQDLLTGLWLINTYQYPDLEFKKLQAEMNQIYFEVWTAFKNDLQPYEQVKIINSILFNHFKFSANTKNFHSPANSMLSNVLESKKGNPISLCSIYLLVAQKLGIPIYGVNLPNLFILTYKTEDVRFYINAFNKGVVFTKKDISNYLEHLNIAPQDDFYEPCTNTVIVKRFLRNLYLTFEKFGEVDKTQEIKELIAILES; encoded by the coding sequence ATGGATAAACTTACGGATAAAGAACTGCATGCCCTTGTTTCCCTTTTAGATGACTCTGACTGGGAAGTAAAGACACATGTGAAAGATCGCCTCGTGGCATTAGGTCAAGAGGTGATCCCTTTTTTAGAAAAAAAATGGGAAGATTGCTTCAACCCGGAATTACAACGGGAAATTGAGGAGTTGGTACACACGCTTCAATTCACCCAATTAAAAAATCGCTTACTCAATTGGAAAAACAATAAGGAACAGGATCTATTGACCGGTTTATGGTTGATCAATACCTACCAATACCCCGACTTGGAATTCAAAAAACTTCAGGCGGAGATGAATCAGATTTACTTTGAAGTGTGGACTGCATTTAAAAATGATTTACAACCTTACGAACAGGTCAAAATCATCAATTCCATTCTTTTCAACCATTTTAAATTCTCAGCAAACACCAAAAACTTTCATTCTCCCGCTAATAGCATGCTTTCCAATGTATTGGAAAGCAAAAAAGGAAATCCAATTTCCCTCTGTTCCATTTATTTATTGGTGGCACAAAAGCTAGGAATTCCTATTTATGGAGTCAATTTACCGAATTTGTTTATCTTGACCTACAAAACTGAGGATGTACGCTTCTACATCAACGCATTTAATAAAGGAGTCGTATTCACCAAAAAAGACATCAGCAATTACCTGGAGCATTTAAATATTGCCCCACAAGATGATTTCTATGAGCCCTGTACCAATACCGTCATCGTCAAAAGATTCCTGAGAAACCTTTACCTGACTTTTGAGAAATTTGGTGAAGTAGACAAAACCCAAGAAATTAAGGAATTGATAGCTATCTTAGAAAGCTGA
- a CDS encoding redoxin domain-containing protein, whose protein sequence is MKRYLTICTLVLLATGTLMAQRVENFTLQNAVDGQEISLEDFNQQTAVVLVFTGLNCPFSRLYEDRLIALHQEFDSKGISFALINPLAAMDDEESQAKIQQRVKTKEMKFPFLMDISQEVARSFEITKLPEVVVITFSPTGASIAYRGAIDNNPQIAANASIKYLENALQAILSRRSPSPMSSRPVGCNLRYVGS, encoded by the coding sequence ATGAAACGATATCTTACCATTTGTACTCTTGTTTTGCTTGCAACAGGCACTTTGATGGCACAGCGAGTTGAAAACTTCACCCTTCAAAATGCAGTAGATGGGCAGGAAATAAGTTTGGAAGATTTCAATCAACAAACAGCAGTGGTATTGGTTTTCACGGGGTTGAATTGCCCCTTTAGTCGATTGTATGAAGACAGGCTAATCGCTCTGCATCAGGAATTTGATTCTAAAGGGATATCCTTTGCTTTGATCAATCCATTGGCAGCAATGGATGATGAAGAGTCGCAAGCGAAGATACAGCAACGGGTGAAAACCAAAGAAATGAAGTTCCCTTTTTTGATGGATATCAGTCAGGAAGTAGCCCGATCATTTGAAATTACAAAATTACCTGAGGTGGTTGTAATTACTTTTTCCCCTACTGGAGCATCTATAGCTTATAGGGGTGCAATTGACAATAACCCGCAGATAGCAGCCAATGCAAGTATCAAATATTTGGAAAATGCTCTTCAAGCAATCTTAAGTCGGCGTAGTCCAAGCCCTATGTCCAGTAGACCGGTTGGGTGTAACTTGCGTTATGTTGGTTCTTGA
- a CDS encoding 4'-phosphopantetheinyl transferase family protein → MQTKIEKISPLSAYAVKNIEEISDNGMDFLSFREKLSMANISRDSKRIEWKSARMAVKQALDGISLPYPGFFKDEFGKSHPMDGYGYVSLTHTQNLAAAIFHRDMPVGIDLDYIRPKIVRLAPKFLCTEEMDYLEKDELLHTIAWSAKESIFKCQGKRGVSLKDNIVLEAFSSESSVIRGKIVGTEFSDHHYTVKVIHEGEFVLTYTIW, encoded by the coding sequence ATGCAAACAAAAATAGAAAAAATAAGTCCTTTATCAGCCTATGCTGTGAAGAATATTGAAGAGATATCGGATAATGGGATGGATTTTTTAAGTTTTAGGGAGAAACTTTCAATGGCAAACATTTCCCGTGACTCTAAGCGAATAGAATGGAAGAGTGCCCGAATGGCTGTCAAGCAGGCTTTGGATGGGATTTCTTTACCATACCCGGGGTTTTTTAAGGATGAGTTTGGGAAATCTCATCCGATGGATGGATATGGATATGTTTCCCTTACACATACCCAAAATCTAGCAGCTGCCATTTTTCATAGAGATATGCCTGTAGGGATTGACCTAGATTACATTCGTCCAAAAATTGTTCGTTTGGCACCTAAATTCCTGTGTACAGAAGAAATGGATTATTTGGAAAAAGATGAATTGCTGCATACCATTGCTTGGTCTGCGAAGGAATCTATTTTTAAATGTCAGGGGAAAAGAGGGGTGAGTTTGAAAGACAATATTGTATTGGAGGCTTTTTCTAGTGAGTCGTCAGTTATTCGAGGGAAAATTGTAGGAACGGAATTCTCGGACCATCATTACACTGTGAAAGTCATTCATGAAGGAGAATTTGTGTTGACGTATACAATCTGGTAG
- a CDS encoding WD40 repeat domain-containing protein codes for MLKIQVNKLHSLTGHNDCIYALTEGPDPRFFYTGSGDGMVVEWDLDNPKDGKLMAKVGHSVYALEVDKERNLLFVGHNFEGIHAIDLENSKELWSLKITDQSIFDIKAIGNELYIGSGDGIIHVIDIEQRAVKKHIKISKKSVRVLAIDPTRKQLAAGLSDHSIKIINLSDHSPIHSLDAHNNSVFGLAYAPNKPILVSGGRDAYMNIWDTERYYLQESIVAHMFAINYISFREDGKYYVTCSMDKSIKVWEAENHRLLKVIDKARYAGHGTSINKVLWSTYNQSIISISDDRSISIWQVEL; via the coding sequence ATGTTAAAAATTCAAGTTAATAAACTTCATAGCCTTACAGGCCACAATGATTGCATCTATGCATTGACAGAAGGGCCTGATCCTAGGTTCTTTTATACGGGTTCAGGAGACGGCATGGTTGTAGAATGGGATTTAGATAACCCCAAAGATGGCAAGCTGATGGCAAAAGTAGGGCATTCAGTTTATGCTTTAGAAGTAGATAAGGAACGAAACCTATTATTTGTAGGACATAATTTTGAAGGTATCCACGCCATCGATTTAGAAAACAGTAAAGAACTGTGGTCACTTAAAATCACAGATCAATCCATTTTTGATATCAAAGCTATCGGTAACGAACTTTACATAGGTAGTGGAGACGGTATTATTCATGTCATAGATATCGAACAAAGAGCTGTCAAAAAGCATATCAAGATCAGCAAAAAGAGTGTTCGAGTGCTCGCTATAGACCCCACACGGAAACAACTTGCAGCGGGTCTAAGTGATCATAGCATTAAAATCATCAACCTTTCCGACCACAGCCCAATCCATAGCTTGGATGCACATAACAATTCCGTTTTTGGCTTGGCATATGCACCTAATAAACCAATTTTAGTATCGGGCGGAAGAGATGCTTACATGAATATATGGGATACAGAACGATATTATTTACAAGAATCCATCGTCGCGCACATGTTTGCAATCAACTATATCTCTTTCAGGGAAGATGGCAAATACTATGTCACCTGTAGCATGGACAAGTCAATCAAAGTTTGGGAAGCAGAAAACCACCGACTCCTGAAGGTGATAGATAAAGCAAGATACGCAGGGCACGGAACATCCATTAACAAGGTACTTTGGAGTACCTACAATCAATCCATCATCTCTATCAGCGATGATCGTAGTATTTCAATTTGGCAAGTAGAACTTTAA
- a CDS encoding DivIVA domain-containing protein, translating into MKITATEIREKTFEKNFRGYDKDEVTNFLTSLSKDWEMLLEEKAKLEVELSKAQAEANKLKQVEESLFRTLKTAEDTGASIIEEASTAADEIMSAAKENSEGMLKDAQRKADKILALAEMKSKEILEGIKADVTGMIRNYEHLIAQRDLILRNLQKLTEDIQDDITVSNETFKKVNLSIYEEMVQNFAKPKTAIILPDEEVPLEPEVLNSEEEVAIEVNLNVDTTSPEITKETEEVKTESQETTEATITVETPKTLHQEVEEKLENPPIEETPKQEEEASTEDPKKKGGSFFDQFD; encoded by the coding sequence ATGAAAATAACCGCAACCGAAATCAGAGAAAAAACCTTTGAAAAAAATTTTAGAGGATACGATAAAGACGAAGTTACCAACTTTTTAACTTCTCTCTCCAAAGATTGGGAGATGCTTCTAGAGGAAAAGGCTAAGCTAGAAGTAGAATTATCCAAAGCTCAAGCAGAAGCCAATAAGCTCAAACAGGTTGAAGAATCGCTTTTTCGTACGCTGAAAACTGCAGAGGATACAGGTGCGAGTATCATTGAAGAAGCCTCAACCGCTGCAGATGAGATTATGAGTGCAGCTAAAGAAAACTCTGAAGGTATGCTTAAAGATGCACAGAGAAAAGCTGATAAAATATTGGCTTTAGCAGAAATGAAATCCAAAGAAATACTTGAAGGCATTAAAGCGGATGTAACAGGTATGATCCGAAATTATGAGCATTTAATAGCACAGCGGGATTTAATCCTCCGAAATCTCCAAAAGTTGACCGAAGATATCCAAGATGACATAACGGTATCCAATGAAACCTTTAAAAAAGTGAACTTATCTATTTATGAGGAAATGGTTCAAAATTTCGCCAAACCAAAGACGGCCATCATCTTACCTGACGAAGAAGTCCCCCTTGAACCTGAAGTCCTAAACTCCGAGGAGGAAGTAGCTATTGAAGTCAACCTAAATGTAGACACCACTAGTCCCGAGATAACCAAGGAAACAGAAGAAGTTAAAACTGAAAGCCAAGAGACTACAGAAGCTACAATTACGGTTGAAACCCCAAAGACTCTGCATCAAGAAGTCGAAGAAAAATTGGAAAATCCCCCAATAGAGGAAACTCCAAAACAAGAAGAGGAAGCTTCAACTGAAGATCCCAAGAAAAAAGGAGGCTCATTTTTCGATCAATTTGACTAA